The proteins below come from a single Lodderomyces elongisporus chromosome 3, complete sequence genomic window:
- the HRQ1 gene encoding ATP-dependent 3'-5' DNA helicase (BUSCO:EOG09260DXP), whose amino-acid sequence MSFEPDQGSSSSRNAAPTSSLDLQSPASGSGSTPPQGFTTSSFSTTNDKTQVLTYNTFFQRLITVFHAINTHLTFLSAHSRAVIPSITLLQKFDNSITALELAIFKYLFPEDEIFFDYVDENQIMLTFVEEVKVNQKGYHQTPVADKFEDTPRQSKQILIFDFQDVKIHGIGKVIKGNKRLKKQQEPKEFSTHRRQNFFISSNENIVAPLKKAHITKIIQGRDTLFQQCLQKFILQYKEQNEAAKALEQKAKLLIPEEPHFEDMVQVLEAKETVPVVKTIDKSLISVERMIETLRSSKFYVDQISSEHLLNEAQEARFQQLNASSSEYLHPELSDALFNSKGISIEDGLYTHQALALDELLDDASQSNLIISTSTASGKSLVYQLPILNSILWDITNHVQGRHATALFIFPTKALAQDQIRHFQTFLTHLPSHLTRPIVINTYDGDTPFSERNKIQRDSDILFTNPDTIHASILPNHHFGAWVEFIKALKFVVMDELHVYKGIFGINVGYVMARLNRIKHILCPEGPPIRYVSCSATIANPILHFKTICSLPEDAKVVHIQDDGSAKCEKRLIVWNPPVLMNNAGERGPADSNSNLIPRVSPIAESAKLLLTILTELPGLRVIVFCPIRVVAEMMMREVRTQLQSSQIKQSGISQSDIMSYRGGYSKSDRRIIEKKMFDGQLRAIVATNALELGIDLSDLDVVITCGFPVSKSNLHQQFGRAGRGKSASGSLAIFVPMRSPIDQYYIEHAHELPQRSYEDLCVDSLRDMEHGSLLLERHLQCAAYEHALDKVDDYQWFSQGKTLEQFQKLLAEQLVLDVDEKYKTHPHFMPKPTKLVPIRAIEDETVAIVDITNNRNIVIEEVELSRTTFTVYEGGIFLHQGQPYLVKEFNHKDKYCKVERVNVDWTTSQRDYTDVDPEEVELVKPIKPVHMNQQLDTPAFFGKIQITMKVFGFFKVNRKEEILEVVEVKNPPVIAYAKGCWLNVSKQAIEIIRAKKLSASGGIHAAAHGIMNMLPLHINSARSTTSHAMDFEMATECKAPSKEFKATETKRKRPARLVFYDTKGNRNGSGYSYKTFECIDELIYATFHRTYKCECKWGCPLCIVSATCREQMRVMSKPAAIIILASFLGLNLGKVAEELPDGPEPGMPPVLHNTISDTTAAVKFSPDVKILNIGGESDQGLV is encoded by the coding sequence ATGTCTTTTGAACCAGACCAAGGTTCCAGTTCAAGTCGTAATGCTGCCCCAACTTCATCTTTAGATCTTCAATCACCTGCATCAGGATCAGGATCCACACCACCACAAGGCTTTACAACGTCATCATTCTCAACAACTAATGACAAGACACAAGTATTGACATATAACACGTTTTTCCAAAGACTAATCACAGTTTTCCATGCCATTAATACACATTTAACATTTCTACTGGCACACTCACGTGCAGTCATTCCTTCCATTACATTGCTCCAAAAGTTTGACAACTCGATAACGGCTCTTGAACTAGCCATATTCAAGTATTTGTTTCCAGaagatgaaatttttttcgaTTATGTCGATGAAAACCAGATTATGCTAACATTTGTTGAAGAGGTTAAAGTGAATCAGAAAGGCTACCACCAAACACCAGTTGCAGATAAATTTGAGGATACACCTAGGCAATCGAAACAAATATTAATATTTGATTTCCAAGATGTCAAGATTCACGGGATTGGTAAAGTCATTAAGGGCAACAAGAGACTCAAGAAACAGCAAGAGCCAAAGGAGTTTAGTACACACCGAAGACAGAATTTCTTTATTAGCAGCAATGAGAATATCGTTGCTCCATTGAAAAAAGCACATATAACGAAAATTATTCAAGGGAGGGATACTTTGTTCCAACAATGTTTgcaaaaatttattttgcaaTACAAAGAGCAAAACGAGGCTGCTAAAGCTCTTGAGCAAAAAGCCAAGTTATTGATACCAGAAGAACCGCATTTTGAAGACATGGTACAAGTTTTGGAAGCAAAGGAGACCGTTCCAGTTGTAAAAACCATCGACAAGTCATTAATTTCAGTTGAGCGAATGATTGAAACGTTAAGAAGTTCGAAATTTTACGTTGATCAAATTTCATCTGAGCACTTGTTAAACGAAGCACAAGAGGCTCGATTTCAACAACTAAATGCAAGCAGTAGTGAATATTTGCACCCTGAATTGAGCGACGCTTTGTTCAATTCCAAAGGTATATCTATCGAAGATGGTCTCTATACCCATCAAGCCTTAGCCTTGGATGAATTACTCGATGACGCATCTCAATCCAATTTGATAATCAGTACACTGACGGCTTCTGGAAAGTCATTGGTGTATCAGCTACCTATATTAAATTCAATTCTTTGGGATATAACCAACCACGTGCAAGGTCGTCATGCCACAGCGTTGTTTATTTTCCCTACAAAAGCACTTGCACAAGATCAAATCCGTCATTTCCAAACATTTTTAACCCATTTACCAAGTCACTTGACTCGTCCTATTGTTATCAATACATATGATGGAGATACGCCATTTCTGGAGCGAAACAAGATTCAAAGAGACTCGGACATCTTGTTTACTAATCCCGATACTATACATGCTTCAATCTTGCCCAACCATCACTTTGGAGCTTGGGTAGAATTCATTAAAGCATTAAAATTTGTTGTTATGGATGAACTTCACGTTTACAAAGGCATATTTGGCATCAATGTTGGCTATGTGATGGCCAGACTCAATCGAATCAAGCATATACTTTGTCCCGAGGGTCCTCCAATCAGGTATGTTTCATGTTCAGCTACTATTGCTAATCCCATTTTGCATTTCAAAACCATTTGCTCTTTACCAGAAGATGCCAAGGTTGTTCATATACAAGATGATGGAAGTGCCAAGTGTGAAAAAAGATTGATTGTTTGGAATCCACCGGTATTGATGAACAATGCTGGAGAGCGCGGTCCTGCTGACTCCAATAGCAATTTAATACCCAGAGTCAGCCCCATAGCTGAGCTGGCCAAACTATTACTTACGATACTCACCGAGCTTCCGGGACTACGcgttattgttttttgtcCCATAAGGGTAGTTGCtgaaatgatgatgagagAAGTTCGTACTCAACTTCAAAGCTCACAGATTAAGCAACTGGGGATAAGCCAAAGTGATATCATGTCTTATCGAGGTGGATATAGTAAATCCGATAGACGGAtcattgagaaaaaaatgtttgATGGCCAGTTGCGTGCAATTGTAGCTACCAATGCATTGGAATTGGGAATTGATTTGTCAGATTTGGATGTGGTTATTACTTGTGGGTTTCCAGTGCTGAAGCTGAATTTGCATCAACAATTTGGAAGGGCAGGGCGCGGGAAACTGGCAAGTGGCAGTTTGGCCATTTTTGTACCGATGCGATCTCCTATTGATCAGTATTACATTGAGCATGCTCATGAGCTACCACAAAGGTCGTATGAAGATTTATGTGTTGACTCGTTAAGGGATATGGAGCATGGTCTGTTACTTTTGGAGCGCCACTTACAATGTGCAGCTTACGAGCATGCTTTGGATAAGGTGGATGACTACCAATGGTTTTCCCAGGGCAAGACGTTGGAACAGTTTCAAAAGCTCTTGGCGGAGCAACTAGTTTTGGACGTTGATGAAAAGTACAAGACCCATCCCCACTTTATGCCCAAACCCACCAAGTTAGTTCCCATTAGAGCTATCGAAGATGAGACTGTAGCAATTGTTGATATAACAAACAATCGAAATATTGTTATTGAAgaagttgagttactgagAACAACCTTTACGGTGTATGAGGGCGGCatatttcttcatcaagGTCAACCTTATTTGGTTAAAGAGTTTAACCACAAGGACAAATATTGTAAAGTTGAACGAGTAAATGTTGATTGGACCACTTCTCAAAGAGACTATACAGATGTCGACCCTGAAGAAGTGGAATTGGTAAAGCCAATTAAGCCCGTGCACATGAATCAACAGTTGGATACACCTGctttttttggcaagatCCAAATTACTATGAAAGTGTTTGGttttttcaaagtcaaTCGAAAAGAGGAAATCTTGGAAGTTGTTGAAGTGAAAAACCCACCAGTCATTGCTTATGCTAAAGGATGTTGGTTAAATGTATCTAAACAAGCTATTGAAATTATTAGGGCAAAAAAGCTTTCTGCCTCGGGAGGTATACATGCTGCAGCGCATGGAATTATGAATATGCTTCCCCTTCATATTAACTCTGCGAGGTCCACGACTTCTCATGCAATGGACTTTGAAATGGCAACTGAGTGCAAGGCGCCTTCTAAGGAGTTCAAGGCGACtgagacaaaaagaaaacggCCTGCGCGATTAGTGTTTTATGACACTAAAGGTAATAGAAATGGCTCTGGATATTCGTACAAGACATTTGAATGTATCGATGAGCTCATATATGCCACTTTCCATCGTACTTATAAATGCGAGTGCAAATGGGGATGTCCGCTATGTATTGTTAGTGCAACATGTAGAGAGCAAATGAGGGTGATGTCCAAACCTGCGGCAATCATTATATTGGCGTCGTTTTTGGGACTCAATTTGGGAAAAGTGGCAGAAGAATTGCCCGATGGACCAGAACCAGGAATGCCACCTGTGCTACATAATACTATCCTGGACACTACTGCTGCGGTTAAATTTTCACCGGATGTCAAGATACTAAACATAGGGGGCGAGAGTGACCAAGGTCTTGTCTAG
- the EXG3 gene encoding Glucan 1,3-beta-glucosidase 3 (CAZy:GH5), whose translation MQQAFSKLKLKSKAHDVPQAEPALTAGKPPSTKQIYQSRLNYGVNFGSSFVLEKWIFHDLFSETKGDTELDAVSSLVDKFGVDETRTKFENHWNNYATADDWKWLAQNGVNSIRLPIGYWDVDGGSFTSGFKFEKYKAVYANAWKIIKKNYIEAALQHKISVIVDVHGLPGGANKSGHSGESGGSGSFWKDDKAQISMAKLAGWIANDLKKYENIAGIQVVNEADFADPAKHQATYYAACVTEVRKSDKSVPVIISDGWWPDQWVKWVQDEQGDDGYIGVVVDDHVYRCFSDSDKGKSPQQLTDDLNGDVLTNLTDNGNGVDFIVGEWSCVIDQKSWDKVGDANRDELVKKYGQAESQIFTQRSSGYYFWTYKFQSGNGGEWDFKTMTEKGALQPFAKPSNKPSDDQLQQAANNAANAHADYWKQQDSKGSYKPDLYKDGFTTAWKDADAFAQFDGSRIGRKEALKRARLQEHISSKGSSKNDWEWNQGYDEGIKQFYEAST comes from the coding sequence ATGCAACAAGCATTTTCTAAACTCAAGttaaaaagcaaagcacATGATGTGCCCCAAGCTGAACCGGCTTTGACTGCTGGTAAGCCACCAtctacaaaacaaatttatcaATCGAGATTAAACTATGGTGTCAATTTCGGTTcgagttttgttttggagaAATGGATCTTTCATGACTTGTTTTCCGAAACTAAAGGCGATACTGAACTTGACGCTGTGTCATCCTTGGTGGATAAGTTTGGTGTTGAcgaaacaagaacaaaatttgaaaaccaCTGGAATAATTATGCTACTGCTGATGATTGGAAGTGGCTTGCACAGAATGGAGTCAATTCTATCAGATTGCCAATTGGATATTGGGATGTTGATGGCGGTAGCTTTACTTCCGGgttcaaatttgaaaagtaCAAAGCTGTATATGCTAATGCCTGGAAAATcatcaaaaagaattacATTGAAGCCGCATTGCAACATAAAATATCAGTGATTGTTGATGTCCATGGTCTTCCAGGTGGTGCCAACAAGTCTGGTCATTCTGGAGAGAGTGGTGGTTCTGGAAGTTTTTGGAAGGATGACAAGGCGCAAATATCGATGGCCAAATTAGCAGGCTGGATTGCAaatgatttgaaaaaatatgaaaacaTTGCAGGAATTCAAGTAGTCAATGAAGCTGATTTCGCAGACCCTGCTAAGCACCAAGCCACCTACTATGCTGCATGTGTCACCGAGGTGCGCAAGAGTGATAAACTGGTTCCAGTCATCATTTCAGATGGATGGTGGCCAGACCAATGGGTGAAATGGGTTCAAGACGAACAAGGAGATGATGGTTACATTGGTGTGGTTGTGGATGACCATGTGTACCGATGCTTTTCTGACTCCGATAAGGGTAAGTCACCCCAGCAGCTTACAGACGATCTCAATGGTGACGTTTTGACAAACTTGACCGATAATGGAAACGGTGTTGATTTCATTGTTGGTGAATGGTCCTGTGTGATTGATCAAAAGAGTTGGGATAAAGTAGGTGACGCAAATAGGGATGAATTGGTGAAGAAATATGGTCAAGCAGAAAGTCAAATATTTACACAAAGAAGTAGTGGATATTATTTCTGGACATACAAGTTTCAATCAGGAAATGGCGGTGAATGGGATTTCAAAACCATGACTGAAAAGGGTGCACTCCAGCCATTCGCCAAACCTTCAAATAAGCCTTCGGATGACCAGCTCCAACAAGCTGCCAATAATGCAGCCAATGCGCACGCCGACTACTGGAAGCAACAAGATTCTAAAGGTTCATACAAACCAGATCTTTATAAGGATGGTTTTACCACTGCTTGGAAAGATGCCGATGCGTTTGCTCAATTTGATGGATCTAGAataggaagaaaagaggcGTTGAAGCGTGCAAGATTGCAGGAGCACATCTCGTCAAAGGGATCACTGAAGAATGATTGGGAGTGGAACCAGGGCTACGATGAAGGAATCAAGCAATTTTATGAAGCATCCACATAA